A genomic window from Klebsiella quasipneumoniae subsp. quasipneumoniae includes:
- a CDS encoding YejL family protein has protein sequence MPQISRYSDQQVEQLLSELTNVLESHKAPVDLSLMVLGNMVTNLINSSVAPAQRQAIARSFAQALQSSINDDPAH, from the coding sequence ATGCCGCAAATTTCCCGCTATAGCGATCAACAGGTCGAACAGTTGCTCAGCGAGCTGACGAACGTCCTGGAATCACACAAAGCCCCGGTTGACCTTTCACTGATGGTGTTAGGCAATATGGTGACCAACCTGATCAACAGTAGCGTCGCGCCGGCGCAGCGTCAGGCCATCGCCCGTTCTTTCGCGCAGGCTTTGCAATCTTCGATTAACGACGATCCAGCGCATTAA
- the yejK gene encoding nucleoid-associated protein YejK → MSLDIDQIALHQLIKRDEQNLELVLRESLLEPNATVVEMMAELHRVYSAKSKAYGLFNEESELAQALRLQRQGEEEFLAFSRAATGRLRDELAKYPFAEGGIVLFCQYRYLAVEYLLVAVLNNLSSMRVNEELDIRSTHYLDINHADIVARIDLTEWETNPESTRYLTFLKGRVGRKVADFFMDFLGASEGLNAKAQNRGLLQAVDDFAADAQLDKSERQNVRQQVYAYCNEQLQAGEEIELESLSKELAGVSEKSFQEFTAEQGYELEESFPADRSTLRQLTKFAGSGGGLTINFDAMLLGERVFWDPATDTLTIKGTPPNLRDQLQRRTSGGN, encoded by the coding sequence ATGAGTCTGGATATCGACCAGATTGCCCTGCATCAGTTAATCAAACGTGATGAACAAAATCTGGAGCTGGTGCTGCGCGAGTCACTGCTGGAGCCGAACGCGACGGTCGTCGAGATGATGGCTGAACTGCACCGGGTTTATAGCGCCAAAAGCAAAGCCTATGGCTTGTTCAATGAAGAGAGCGAACTGGCGCAGGCGCTGCGCCTGCAGCGTCAGGGGGAAGAGGAGTTTCTGGCGTTCAGCCGCGCGGCGACCGGCCGCCTGCGCGATGAGCTGGCGAAATACCCGTTCGCCGAAGGGGGCATTGTCCTCTTCTGTCAGTATCGTTACCTGGCGGTCGAGTATCTGCTGGTGGCGGTGCTCAATAACCTGAGCAGCATGCGCGTCAACGAAGAGCTGGATATCCGCTCGACCCATTATCTGGATATTAACCATGCCGATATCGTCGCGCGCATCGATCTGACCGAGTGGGAAACCAATCCAGAGTCGACCCGCTACCTGACCTTCCTGAAAGGGCGGGTGGGGCGCAAAGTGGCCGATTTCTTCATGGATTTCCTCGGCGCCAGCGAAGGTCTCAACGCCAAAGCGCAGAACCGCGGCCTGCTGCAGGCGGTGGATGACTTTGCCGCCGACGCGCAGCTTGATAAATCCGAGCGACAGAATGTGCGTCAGCAGGTCTATGCTTACTGCAATGAACAGCTGCAGGCCGGGGAAGAGATTGAGCTGGAGTCGCTGTCCAAAGAGCTTGCCGGCGTCAGCGAAAAGAGCTTCCAGGAATTCACCGCCGAGCAGGGCTACGAGCTGGAAGAGAGCTTCCCGGCGGATCGCAGCACCTTACGTCAGCTGACCAAGTTTGCCGGCAGCGGCGGCGGTTTGACCATTAACTTCGACGCGATGCTGCTGGGCGAACGCGTATTCTGGGATCCCGCCACCGATACCCTGACCATTAAGGGCACCCCGCCGAACCTGCGCGACCAGCTGCAGCGCCGGACGTCCGGCGGCAACTAA
- a CDS encoding DeoR/GlpR family DNA-binding transcription regulator → MLASQRKQQILQILAEEKQVMSGELSQRFNVSEDSIRRDLRELAAEGKLQRVHGGALPVSAAIAPIETRKSVQIASKQAVARAAAALIQPGQVVIVDGGTTTAAMIGLLPADLSCTVVTHSPGIAVALVDHPRIEVILLGGKVFKHSVVAVGPETLEAMARINADVFFMGVTGVHPRAGFTTGDYEEAGIKRALAARAAETVVMASREKLNAASAFAIGELNLASTLIVDGEPDAALRQRLVQSGVEIVPVQRSR, encoded by the coding sequence ATGCTCGCCAGTCAACGAAAACAGCAAATCCTGCAGATCCTTGCGGAGGAAAAACAGGTGATGTCCGGGGAGCTGAGCCAACGGTTTAACGTCTCTGAGGACTCCATTCGCCGCGATCTGCGCGAGCTGGCGGCGGAAGGAAAACTGCAGCGGGTCCACGGCGGGGCGCTGCCCGTCTCTGCCGCCATCGCCCCTATTGAAACACGCAAAAGCGTGCAAATCGCCTCCAAACAGGCGGTAGCGCGCGCTGCCGCCGCCCTGATCCAGCCTGGACAGGTGGTGATTGTCGATGGCGGCACCACCACCGCGGCGATGATCGGCTTATTACCCGCCGACCTCAGCTGCACGGTGGTCACTCACAGCCCCGGCATCGCCGTGGCGCTGGTCGATCACCCGCGAATCGAGGTGATCCTGCTCGGCGGCAAAGTGTTTAAGCATTCGGTTGTCGCCGTCGGCCCTGAAACGCTGGAAGCAATGGCGCGGATCAACGCCGATGTGTTCTTTATGGGGGTGACCGGCGTCCACCCGCGAGCGGGTTTTACCACCGGTGATTATGAAGAGGCAGGCATCAAGCGCGCGCTGGCGGCCAGGGCCGCGGAAACCGTGGTGATGGCCTCCCGGGAAAAGCTCAACGCCGCGTCGGCCTTTGCCATCGGCGAGCTGAACCTCGCCAGTACGCTTATCGTCGATGGGGAGCCCGACGCCGCGCTGCGCCAGCGGCTGGTGCAGAGCGGCGTGGAGATCGTCCCCGTTCAGCGGTCGCGCTGA
- a CDS encoding NUDIX domain-containing protein produces MQTHAPHVRHVRETLLSDNWYTLKKYTFELQRRDGRWQEQSREAYDRGNGAVILLYNREKRTVVLTRQFRFPVFTHGHDGYLIEAAAGLLDNASPEARIVAEAEEETGFRVTRIEPLFTVFMSPGSVTEKLYFFIAEYQADDRQGDGGGLAAEGEDIEVLEWPLARALQAIRDGEIMDAKTIILLQHLALNADTLLAG; encoded by the coding sequence ATGCAAACTCACGCACCGCACGTCCGACACGTTCGCGAGACGCTGCTCTCTGATAACTGGTACACGCTGAAAAAATATACCTTTGAACTGCAGCGCCGGGACGGACGCTGGCAGGAGCAGAGCCGCGAGGCCTACGATCGCGGCAACGGCGCGGTCATTTTACTCTACAACCGGGAAAAGCGGACGGTGGTCCTGACCCGTCAGTTCCGTTTTCCGGTGTTTACTCACGGTCACGACGGATATCTCATTGAAGCGGCGGCAGGGCTGTTGGATAACGCCTCGCCGGAGGCGCGGATCGTAGCCGAAGCGGAAGAGGAGACCGGCTTTCGGGTGACGCGCATCGAGCCCCTCTTCACCGTCTTTATGAGCCCCGGATCTGTCACCGAAAAACTCTACTTTTTTATCGCCGAATATCAGGCCGATGACCGGCAGGGAGACGGCGGCGGGCTGGCGGCGGAAGGTGAGGACATTGAAGTGCTGGAGTGGCCCCTGGCGCGGGCGCTGCAGGCCATTCGCGATGGCGAGATCATGGATGCCAAAACCATTATCCTGCTGCAGCACCTGGCGCTGAATGCCGACACGCTCCTCGCCGGCTGA
- a CDS encoding serine hydrolase domain-containing protein, with the protein MIRKPLALALILAALPAAAMAQRCGDLTLDVCPTPYDQTLPAAKDMLSWDQTSRVIGFRNDYRNYAGDVFRHGASAPLERAEKQLTDARYTLNGHTWTLQDYLKRENVSGMLVLKDGKVAWKYLGDGNTDTTLWTSRSVGKSVVSTLVGIAIQQGKIHSLDDLITVYEPELKGTAWDGVTLKQLMQHTSGVEWNEDYTDPQSHFARLTQCEAQPGAYACVRKIVTGLARKHPAGEQWSYSSGGAWLLGDILERATGMSLAAWLEQSLWRPVGMAHDGVWHAYQQGKHDVGAHGFNATLEDWGRFGEFVARDGRLSNGKQLVPAGWFDQAASWTTALNSVSAAHPQGIYGYQWWNNAIPANAQNVQPTPQEGLKDSLWALGIYGQVIMVNRAEHLVIVQWSTWPQAEPSFNAQPLEAALMYSAIARELR; encoded by the coding sequence ATGATAAGAAAACCACTGGCCCTGGCGTTAATCCTGGCGGCGCTGCCGGCCGCGGCAATGGCACAACGCTGCGGCGACCTGACGCTGGATGTCTGCCCAACGCCTTACGACCAAACGCTACCCGCCGCCAAAGATATGCTCAGCTGGGATCAGACTTCACGCGTGATTGGCTTTCGAAATGACTATCGCAACTATGCCGGCGATGTTTTCCGCCACGGCGCCTCGGCGCCGCTGGAACGCGCTGAAAAACAATTGACCGATGCCCGCTATACCCTTAACGGCCACACCTGGACCCTGCAGGATTACCTGAAGCGCGAGAACGTCAGCGGTATGCTGGTGCTGAAAGACGGCAAAGTCGCCTGGAAATATCTTGGCGACGGCAACACCGATACCACCCTGTGGACCTCACGCTCGGTGGGAAAATCGGTGGTCTCAACGCTGGTGGGCATCGCCATTCAGCAGGGTAAGATCCACTCCCTCGATGATCTGATTACCGTTTATGAACCCGAACTGAAAGGCACCGCCTGGGACGGCGTGACGCTGAAGCAGTTGATGCAGCACACCAGCGGTGTGGAATGGAATGAAGACTACACCGACCCGCAGTCGCACTTCGCCCGCCTGACCCAGTGCGAGGCGCAGCCCGGGGCCTATGCCTGCGTGCGCAAGATCGTCACCGGCCTGGCGCGCAAACATCCGGCGGGCGAGCAGTGGTCCTACTCTTCCGGCGGCGCCTGGCTGCTGGGCGATATCCTGGAGCGCGCCACCGGCATGTCGCTGGCCGCCTGGCTTGAGCAGTCGCTGTGGCGGCCCGTCGGGATGGCCCACGACGGCGTATGGCATGCTTATCAGCAAGGGAAGCACGATGTCGGCGCCCACGGCTTTAACGCCACCCTTGAAGACTGGGGCCGCTTCGGCGAATTCGTCGCCCGCGATGGTCGGTTAAGCAACGGCAAACAGCTGGTGCCGGCGGGCTGGTTCGATCAGGCCGCAAGCTGGACCACTGCGCTAAACTCGGTCTCGGCGGCGCATCCGCAAGGTATCTACGGCTATCAGTGGTGGAATAACGCCATACCGGCGAATGCGCAAAACGTCCAGCCGACGCCGCAGGAAGGGCTGAAAGACTCGCTGTGGGCGCTGGGGATCTACGGCCAGGTGATCATGGTGAACCGCGCGGAACACCTGGTGATCGTCCAATGGTCGACCTGGCCGCAGGCGGAACCCTCCTTTAACGCCCAGCCGTTGGAAGCGGCGCTGATGTACAGCGCCATTGCCCGCGAGCTGCGTTAA
- a CDS encoding LysR family transcriptional regulator, with amino-acid sequence MKTLQYSFAQIEAFATIAETGSLSRAAIRLGKDRTTLRDLLDYLEDALGYRLFSREGRTLTLTAEGEQLFRQAHLLLRQAQAFESFAQTLPQTAGQALRLVYDPFIPRDFLCALADTLARRQIRLSCWSASRGEAEQALSDGVADMAMCQANNRTLGSEMEWRALGTVDLRFYAADRLFRDAARPLTLLNLSLTPQLVMHRRSDDQIARRLQISGHTLYMNEITLLRHAMEQGRGWGFLPDHLRPGEWQGVGEIATEVGSQGLNVTMVMLWLPGMNKHRLLSDIVDEAPALWRRG; translated from the coding sequence ATGAAAACCCTGCAGTATTCTTTCGCGCAGATTGAAGCATTCGCCACCATCGCCGAGACCGGCAGCCTGTCGCGGGCGGCTATTCGGTTAGGTAAAGACCGAACCACGCTGCGCGATCTGCTGGACTATCTGGAAGATGCGCTGGGCTATCGGCTGTTCAGCCGGGAAGGGCGTACCCTGACCTTAACCGCCGAAGGGGAGCAGCTTTTTCGTCAGGCGCATCTGCTGTTGCGTCAGGCGCAGGCTTTCGAGTCTTTTGCGCAAACGCTGCCGCAAACCGCCGGGCAGGCGCTGCGTCTGGTGTACGATCCCTTTATCCCACGTGATTTTCTCTGCGCGCTGGCCGATACGCTGGCCCGGCGGCAGATCCGGTTAAGCTGCTGGAGCGCCTCACGGGGCGAAGCCGAGCAGGCGCTGAGCGATGGCGTGGCGGATATGGCGATGTGCCAGGCCAACAACCGCACGCTGGGCAGCGAAATGGAGTGGCGGGCGCTCGGCACCGTGGATCTGCGTTTCTACGCGGCGGACCGCCTGTTCCGGGATGCGGCGCGGCCGCTGACGCTGCTGAATCTGTCGTTGACGCCGCAGCTGGTGATGCACCGGCGCAGCGACGATCAGATTGCCCGCCGGCTGCAGATCTCCGGCCATACGCTGTATATGAACGAAATTACCCTGCTGCGCCATGCGATGGAGCAGGGGCGGGGCTGGGGGTTTTTACCGGACCATTTGCGGCCAGGCGAGTGGCAGGGAGTCGGTGAAATCGCGACGGAGGTCGGCAGTCAGGGGCTGAACGTCACCATGGTGATGCTCTGGCTGCCCGGAATGAATAAGCACCGGCTGCTGAGCGACATCGTGGACGAGGCGCCGGCGCTTTGGCGGCGCGGATAA